The Streptomyces camelliae genome window below encodes:
- a CDS encoding helix-turn-helix transcriptional regulator, with product MDDLAGFLRTRRSRVDPAAVGIPTDSRRRVEGLRREEVAHLSGVSVDYYVRLEQGRATQPSEQVLDALARVLGLDETERGHLDRLARQRRRRAKTPGGRVRPELLRVLDLVADAPALIMDHRLDVLAGNRLAGLLFGRPMPGLNTARHIFLEEAERGLYADWEKCTLDVVGHLRLAAGKYPEDPQLASLIGELAMGSERFRRLWARADVRARTHGRKAYRHPLVGLLELHQENFALPDESGIELLVLSAAPGSPAKDGLRLLAGLGTDSGDTHPTVNAQVREYPQPGTPQH from the coding sequence TTCCCGGGTCGACCCGGCGGCCGTCGGCATCCCCACCGACAGCCGCCGCCGGGTCGAAGGGCTGCGCCGCGAAGAGGTCGCGCACCTGTCCGGAGTCAGCGTCGACTACTACGTACGCCTGGAGCAGGGCCGCGCGACCCAGCCCTCCGAGCAGGTCCTCGACGCGCTCGCCCGCGTCCTCGGCCTCGACGAGACCGAACGCGGGCACCTCGACCGGCTCGCCCGGCAGCGCCGCCGCCGCGCGAAGACGCCGGGCGGGCGGGTTCGGCCGGAACTGCTGCGCGTCCTCGACCTGGTCGCCGACGCACCCGCGCTGATCATGGACCACCGCCTGGACGTGCTCGCCGGGAACCGGCTCGCCGGGCTCCTCTTCGGCCGGCCGATGCCGGGCCTGAACACCGCCCGGCACATCTTCCTTGAGGAGGCCGAGCGCGGTCTTTACGCGGACTGGGAGAAATGCACCCTCGACGTGGTCGGGCACCTGCGCCTGGCCGCCGGGAAATACCCCGAGGACCCCCAGCTGGCCTCGCTCATCGGCGAGCTGGCGATGGGCAGCGAGCGCTTTCGCCGCCTGTGGGCCCGCGCGGACGTGCGCGCCCGCACACATGGACGCAAGGCGTACCGGCACCCGCTGGTCGGACTGCTGGAACTGCACCAGGAGAACTTCGCACTACCGGATGAATCAGGCATCGAGCTACTCGTGCTGTCCGCGGCCCCCGGCAGCCCCGCCAAGGACGGGCTGCGCCTGCTCGCAGGCCTGGGCACAGACAGCGGTGACACGCATCCCACAGTGAACGCCCAGGTACGCGAGTACCCACAGCCCGGAACGCCTCAGCACTGA
- a CDS encoding DUF5959 family protein, which yields MKDGLRSGEDRSVLSDERAAMGDSPPRELISLADDEGSSVSVNVLGRSPRWTAGLDAEIVVKTPFVSGRIDLALYVARLESWADALDRLDAGEDVAWMEMSSGPSIFVQLTGERDCPEVVVEDESGSMVTVRVPLVPPDDWIADHRQRLRQVMDHWVPMLSG from the coding sequence ATGAAGGACGGCCTCAGGTCGGGCGAGGATCGCTCGGTACTCTCCGACGAAAGGGCAGCCATGGGCGACAGTCCCCCGAGGGAGCTCATCTCGCTCGCTGATGACGAGGGCAGCAGCGTCTCGGTCAACGTTCTGGGGCGTAGCCCCAGGTGGACCGCCGGGCTCGACGCGGAGATCGTCGTCAAGACGCCCTTCGTGTCCGGCCGTATCGACCTGGCGCTGTACGTTGCGAGGTTGGAGAGCTGGGCCGATGCACTGGACCGGCTTGACGCCGGCGAAGACGTGGCCTGGATGGAGATGAGCAGCGGGCCGTCCATCTTCGTCCAGCTCACAGGCGAGCGTGACTGCCCGGAGGTGGTAGTGGAGGACGAGTCCGGGTCCATGGTGACCGTGCGGGTCCCGCTCGTCCCGCCGGACGACTGGATTGCTGATCATCGCCAGCGTCTGCGCCAGGTGATGGATCACTGGGTTCCGATGCTGTCAGGGTAG
- a CDS encoding IS110 family transposase: protein MSIFCGIDWAGDHHDVALVDADGRLVARARIADDATGLQQLLDLLAEHGDTPETRIPAAIETSRGLLVACLRATGCPVYAINPMAASRYRDRHTIARKKSDHLGAMVLANILRTDAAAHRTLPADTELAQAIAVLARAQQDAVWDRTQAANKLRSHLREYFPGYLAAVQPIPGGLCSSVARALLAAAPTPARAVRLTKTQLRAALKKAGRQRGIEAEVTRLHAVLRAPQMRQLLLVENAMAHQALTLLRKLDAACTRADGLAEAAVEAFEAHPDADIITSFPGLGSLTGARVLAEIGDDRSRFADARALKSYAGAAPVTRASGKSVSVKARRIKNQRLAAAGYVWAFASLTVSKGARAHYDRRRINGDRHIAAMRNLFNRMIGCLHHCLDKHVRYDEAIAFPTRPEPILIAAA, encoded by the coding sequence ATGAGCATCTTCTGCGGTATCGACTGGGCCGGCGACCACCATGACGTCGCCCTCGTCGACGCTGACGGCAGGCTGGTCGCCCGGGCCAGGATCGCCGACGACGCCACCGGCCTCCAGCAACTGCTGGACCTCCTGGCCGAACACGGGGACACCCCGGAAACCCGCATACCGGCGGCCATCGAGACATCCCGAGGACTGTTGGTGGCCTGCCTGCGAGCCACCGGATGCCCCGTCTATGCGATCAATCCGATGGCAGCGTCCCGTTACCGTGATCGCCACACCATCGCACGCAAGAAGTCAGACCACCTCGGTGCCATGGTCCTCGCCAATATCTTGCGCACCGACGCCGCAGCGCACCGAACGCTGCCTGCCGACACCGAACTCGCCCAGGCCATCGCCGTCTTGGCTCGCGCCCAGCAAGACGCCGTCTGGGACCGCACCCAGGCTGCCAACAAACTCCGGTCCCACCTACGCGAATACTTCCCCGGCTACCTCGCCGCCGTCCAGCCGATCCCCGGCGGCCTGTGCTCATCCGTCGCCCGCGCGCTGCTGGCAGCCGCACCCACCCCGGCCCGCGCCGTCCGGCTGACCAAGACCCAGCTGCGGGCCGCACTGAAGAAGGCCGGACGCCAACGCGGGATCGAGGCCGAGGTCACGCGCCTGCACGCGGTCCTACGCGCCCCTCAAATGCGCCAACTCCTGCTGGTCGAAAACGCGATGGCCCACCAGGCCCTGACACTGCTGCGGAAGCTGGACGCCGCCTGCACCCGCGCGGACGGGCTCGCCGAGGCTGCGGTGGAGGCTTTTGAGGCACACCCGGACGCCGACATCATCACCAGCTTCCCAGGACTCGGCTCCCTCACCGGCGCCCGTGTGCTCGCCGAGATCGGAGACGACCGATCCCGCTTTGCCGATGCCAGGGCCCTCAAGTCCTACGCCGGAGCTGCACCGGTGACCCGGGCATCCGGCAAGAGCGTTTCCGTCAAGGCCCGCCGGATCAAGAACCAGCGTCTCGCTGCCGCCGGCTACGTCTGGGCATTCGCTTCCCTGACGGTCTCAAAGGGCGCCAGGGCCCACTACGACCGCAGACGTATCAATGGCGACCGACACATCGCAGCCATGCGCAATCTCTTCAACCGCATGATCGGGTGCCTGCACCACTGCCTCGACAAGCACGTCCGCTACGACGAAGCCATCGCCTTCCCCACCCGCCCCGAACCCATCCTCATTGCCGCAGCTTGA
- a CDS encoding winged helix-turn-helix transcriptional regulator: protein MEPDVFDPNCGSREVLDLIADKWSALILYALRGRTLRHAELRRAIGGISQKMLTQTLRSLETDGLVRRVAFPVVPPHVEYSLTALGESLSPLLTEVCRWAENYLADIQAARAVSAQG, encoded by the coding sequence ATGGAACCTGACGTGTTCGACCCGAACTGCGGCTCACGGGAGGTACTCGACCTGATCGCCGACAAATGGAGCGCCCTGATCCTGTATGCGCTGCGAGGTCGTACCCTCCGCCACGCCGAACTGCGACGAGCCATCGGCGGGATCAGCCAGAAGATGCTCACCCAGACGCTGCGCTCCCTGGAAACCGACGGGCTCGTCCGACGGGTCGCGTTCCCCGTCGTACCGCCCCACGTCGAGTACTCACTCACCGCTCTCGGAGAGTCCCTTTCCCCGCTGCTGACCGAAGTGTGCCGGTGGGCCGAAAACTACCTTGCCGACATCCAGGCTGCCCGCGCCGTCAGCGCACAGGGATAG
- a CDS encoding MBL fold metallo-hydrolase: protein METAQGVVVVDTSLLNSDIAALEARLVALDKPLLGVFVTHAHPDHFNGVHALVADRRDVPVYATAGVAKTIGEIADAKRAQWGPSTVTSGRR from the coding sequence GTGGAGACCGCTCAGGGTGTCGTCGTGGTGGACACCAGCCTGCTCAACTCCGACATCGCCGCGCTGGAGGCGCGCCTGGTGGCGCTGGACAAGCCGCTGCTCGGCGTGTTCGTCACCCACGCCCACCCCGACCACTTCAACGGCGTGCATGCCCTGGTCGCCGACCGCCGGGACGTCCCGGTCTACGCGACCGCGGGGGTTGCCAAGACGATCGGGGAAATCGCCGACGCCAAGCGCGCACAGTGGGGACCGTCTACGGTGACCAGTGGCCGACGGTGA
- a CDS encoding NADPH-dependent F420 reductase has translation MKIAVLGTGEVGRRLATKLASLGHEVTIGSRTADNAEAKQWAADNGGAHGTFADAAGAAELVVNATGGLVSLAVLEAAGADNLRGKVLVDVSNALDFSSGFPPKVVTPDGGSLAEQLQKAFPETRIVKTLNTMNNTVMVEPSRVPGHHNVFLSGNDEHAKAEVAALLRSFGWASAQITDLGDLSSARATELLMPLWLRLYGVLGPVDFNISVVTA, from the coding sequence ATGAAGATCGCGGTACTGGGCACGGGTGAGGTCGGGCGAAGGCTCGCCACCAAGCTCGCCTCCCTGGGGCATGAAGTCACGATCGGCTCCAGGACGGCGGACAACGCCGAAGCCAAGCAGTGGGCCGCGGACAACGGCGGCGCGCATGGCACCTTCGCCGACGCGGCCGGCGCTGCCGAACTGGTGGTGAACGCGACTGGCGGCCTGGTCTCACTCGCCGTGCTGGAAGCCGCGGGTGCCGACAATCTCCGCGGCAAGGTGCTTGTCGACGTGTCCAACGCACTTGACTTCTCCAGCGGGTTCCCGCCCAAGGTCGTCACTCCGGACGGCGGCAGCCTCGCCGAGCAACTCCAAAAGGCGTTCCCTGAAACGCGAATCGTCAAGACCCTCAACACGATGAACAATACGGTCATGGTCGAGCCCAGCCGGGTCCCCGGCCACCACAACGTCTTCCTCAGCGGCAACGACGAGCACGCCAAGGCTGAGGTGGCAGCTCTTCTGCGGTCCTTCGGCTGGGCCTCCGCCCAGATCACAGACCTCGGGGATCTGTCCAGCGCCCGTGCGACGGAACTGCTCATGCCGCTGTGGCTGCGGCTGTACGGGGTCCTTGGCCCTGTGGACTTCAACATCTCGGTCGTCACCGCATAG
- a CDS encoding transposase family protein produces the protein MIEELAAPWSAQREGRLHERRQGERRRAAGAGRRYELVFVDRVLVTLAYLRLDLTHAALAELFDVDRCTVTKAIGEIRPLPAARGCATPIGARLRTLADVFAYAQAEGVRLRWDGTEIQVRRPTAHQPGRRRFVSGKRRQNTHKCTVASDSEGRPLWVGAHRQGRMHDQTALKTEGIEDLLTQFPQVERSMDSGYWGLAGLAPQRIVVPPPKPGKGPTAEETATHERERRHQSSERICVEHAIAETKTWRVLKRYHGKREHLAQIIDAVASLASDLAARR, from the coding sequence TTGATCGAGGAGTTGGCCGCCCCGTGGTCAGCTCAGCGCGAGGGTCGCCTGCACGAGCGACGTCAGGGTGAACGCCGTCGGGCCGCTGGTGCGGGCCGCCGGTACGAGCTGGTCTTCGTCGACCGGGTGCTGGTCACCCTCGCGTACCTGCGGCTGGACCTCACCCACGCGGCCCTGGCAGAGCTGTTCGACGTCGACCGCTGCACCGTGACCAAGGCCATCGGCGAGATCCGGCCGCTGCCGGCCGCCCGCGGCTGCGCCACCCCCATCGGGGCTCGCCTGCGCACTCTGGCCGATGTCTTCGCCTACGCCCAGGCCGAAGGCGTGCGCCTGCGGTGGGACGGCACCGAGATCCAGGTCCGCCGACCCACAGCCCACCAGCCCGGACGGCGCCGATTCGTCTCAGGCAAGCGGCGGCAGAACACCCATAAATGCACCGTCGCTTCCGACAGCGAGGGCCGCCCGCTGTGGGTCGGCGCCCACCGGCAGGGCCGGATGCACGACCAAACCGCACTCAAGACTGAAGGAATCGAGGACCTGCTCACCCAGTTCCCCCAGGTCGAACGATCCATGGACTCCGGCTACTGGGGCCTGGCCGGGCTCGCCCCGCAACGGATCGTGGTCCCGCCGCCCAAGCCCGGCAAGGGCCCTACCGCAGAGGAGACCGCCACCCACGAGCGCGAGCGACGACATCAGTCGTCGGAGCGGATCTGCGTCGAGCATGCCATCGCCGAGACGAAGACCTGGAGGGTCCTCAAGCGCTACCACGGCAAGCGGGAGCACCTGGCCCAGATCATCGACGCCGTCGCAAGCCTGGCCTCTGACCTGGCCGCCCGCCGCTGA